One window of Medicago truncatula cultivar Jemalong A17 chromosome 2, MtrunA17r5.0-ANR, whole genome shotgun sequence genomic DNA carries:
- the LOC11436346 gene encoding apoptosis-enhancing nuclease, with translation MDNEEDPPEPPTKRHKCSACYKQYKKKEYLVEHMKTAYHSIHQPKCVVCEKHCKSFESLREHLTGPLAKGLCSAVFSQYGCQLCLTRFDSHASLSDHRETCRLAAPVPLGTNEFPCTNIHNNFLDSSDENDADCLPRAIAMDCEMVGGGSDGSLELCARVCLVDEDENLIFHTYVKPQIPVTNYRYDITGLTEEHLQDGMPLKEVREKILQILYNGESIGKVRLDGGKARLLVGHDLAHDLDCLGMSYPDHLMRDTAKYRPLMKTNLVCYSLKYLTRTYLGYDIQTGTHNPYEDCISVMRLYKRIRGQSHKEKGYRTLTPSDNILDMFDSWRSKELDNLTPDELYAISKSDYRCWCLDLKPRLAQA, from the exons ATGGACAACGAAGAAGATCCTCCTGAACCCCCAACCAAAAG AcacaaatgctcagcatgctatAAGCAATATAAGAAGAAAGAATATCTTGTTGAGCACATGAAAACCGCTTACCACTCTATCCATCAACCTAAATGTGTGGTTTGTGAAAAGCATTGCAAATCTTTTGAATCTCTTAGGGAACATCTAACCG GCCCTTTGGCTAAAGGACTTTGTTCAGCGGTTTTCTCTCAGTACGGTTGTCAACTTTGTTTGACCCGATTTGACAGTCATGCTTCTCTCAGTGACCATAGAGAAACTTGTCGCCTAGCTGCCCCTGTTCCTCTA GGGACAAACGAATTTCCTTGTACAAACATCCATAATAATTTTCTGGATTCTTCTGATGAAAATGATGCTGACTGCCTCCCGAGAGCAATTGCTATGGACTGTGAAATGGTTGGTGGTGGAAGTGATGGATCTCTGGAACTTTGTGCTAGAGTGTGTttagttgatgaagatgagaaCTTAATCTTCCACACATATGTAAAACCTCAAATCCCTGTTACCAATTACAG GTATGATATAACTGGGTTGACAGAAGAGCATCTTCAAGATGGTATGCCACTTAAGGAAGTTCGGGAAAAGATTTTGCAAATTTTATACAATGGAGAATCCATTGGAAAAGTTAGGTTGGATGGTGGAAAGGCCAGGCTTCTTGTAGGGCATGATTTGGCACATGATTTGGATTGCTTGGGAATGAGTTATCCTGATCACTTGATGAG AGACACTGCAAAGTACCGTCCATTGATGAAGACAAACTTGGTCTGCTATTCGCTCAAGTATCTTACCCGAACATATCTAGG TTATGATATCCAAACCGGCACTCACAATCCATATGAAGATTGTATTTCCGTGATGAGACTGTACAAGAGAATACGAGGTCAAAGTCACAAGGAAAAAGGCTACAGAACATTGACTCCGAGTGACAACATCTTGGACATGTTCGACAGTTGGAGATCCAAGGAACTAGACAACCTCACACCAGATGAACTTTATGCCATCTCAAAATCAGATTATAGGTGTTGGTGTTTGGATTTGAAGCCAAGATTGGCGCAAGCTTGA
- the LOC11429900 gene encoding phospholipase D alpha 4, whose protein sequence is MDKLIHGTIEATIFNATPYSPSFPFNCLFVNGKPAYVTIKIDNKKVAKTTQESERVWNQTFQIQCAHLADSTITITLKTTCTILGKFHIKAQQLKEDSLINGSFPLLMENGKPNQELKLRFILWFKPANLEPSWTKLLSSEEFQGLRDATFPQRSNCHVKLYHDAHHSPTFQPPFDNCGVPRKLWEDVYKAIEGAKYLVYIAGWSFNPKMVLVRDPQTEIPHAREIKLGELLKKKAEEGVAVRVMIWDDETSFPFIKNKGVMNTHDEEAFAYFKHTKVVCRRCPRLHDKFPTIFAHHQKTITVDTKAPNSVNDREIMSFLGGLDLCDGRYDTEKHSLFETLTQESHYHDFYQTNIAGASLNKGGPREPWHDAHACVTGEAAWDVLTNFEQRWTKQCDSSLLVPANTLENLIPISSTSTSMERNWKVQVYRSIDHVSASQLFRKLTVESSIHEAYVEAIRRADRFVYIENQYFIGGCHLWQKDKNSGCTNLIPIEIALKVVNKIKARERFAVYIVIPMWPEGVPESEPVQDILHWTRETMTMMYKLIGEAIIESGEPGHPRDYLNFFCLANREKKENEEYLPPHSPLPDTQYWSAQKNRRFMVYVHSKLMIVDDLYILIGSANVNQRSMDGQRDTEIAIGGYQSHQDGVDHPISKGDIHEYRMSMWYEHTGSAEKLFLEPESLKCVQRMCSIGDKMWKIYSSEEIVDMEGVHLVTYPMIVTQNGSVEDLTNGEDHFPDTKALVKGKRSKLLPSVITT, encoded by the exons ATGGATAAGCTCATTCATGGAACAATTGAGGCTACCATCTTCAATGCAACTCCTTACTCTCCTTCATTTCCCTTCAAT TGTTTATTTGTAAATGGAAAGCCTGCTTATGTGACAATCAAGATAGACAACAAGAAAGTGGCAAAAACAACACAAGAAAGTGAACGTGTTTGGAACCAAACATTTCAGATTCAGTGTGCTCATCTAGCTGATTCAACCATCACCATTACACTGAAAACAACATGTACCATATTAGGAAAATTCCATATCAAGGCACAACAATTGAAGGAAGATAGTTTGATTAATGGATCCTTCCCTCTCCTAATGGAAAATGGTAAACCAAATCAAGAACTAAAATTAAGGTTTATATTATGGTTCAAGCCAGCAAATTTGGAACCAAGTTGGACAAAGCTACTAAGTAGTGAAGAGTTTCAAGGGCTTAGGGATGCTACATTTCCACAAAGGTCTAATTGTCATGTTAAGCTCTATCATGATGCTCACCATTCACCTACTTTTCAACCTCCTTTTGATAATTGTGGAGTCCCTAGAAAACTATGGGAGGATGTTTATAAAGCTATTGAGGGTGCAAAATATTTAGTATATATTGCAGGCTGGTCTTTCAATCCTAAGATGGTTCTG GTTAGAGATCCTCAAACAGAAATCCCACATGCTAGAGAAATAAAGTTGGGTGAGCTATTGAAGAAGAAAGCAGAAGAAGGAGTGGCTGTAAGGGTTATGATTTGGGATGATGAAACATCATTTCCATTTATCAAGAACAAAGGTGTGATGAACACACACGATGAGGAAGCTTTTGCTTACTTTAAACACACAAAAGTAGTATGCAGAAGGTGTCCTAGATTACATGACAAATTCCCAACAATCTTTGCTCATCATCAGAAAACCATAACTGTGGATACCAAAGCTCCTAACTCTGTCAATGACAGAGAAATAATGAGCTTTTTGGGTGGTTTAGATTTGTGCGACGGTCGATATGATACCGAGAAACATTCTTTGTTCGAAACACTTACTCAGGAATCACATTACCATGATTTCTACCAGACAAACATTGCAGGAGCTAGCCTCAACAAAGGAGGTCCAAGAGAGCCTTGGCATGATGCTCATGCTTGTGTTACTGGCGAGGCGGCTTGGGATGTTTTAACCAATTTTGAACAAAGATGGACAAAGCAATGTGATTCGTCTCTTCTAGTCCCTGCAAACACCTTAGAAAATCTCATTCCTATTTCCTCAACAAGCACTTCTATGGAAAGGAATTGGAAAGTACAGGTATATCGGTCGATCGACCATGTCTCGGCTAGCCAATTGTTTAGAAAGCTAACAGTTGAGAGTAGCATCCACGAAGCTTACGTCGAAGCAATAAGGCGTGCTGATAGGTTTGTGTACATTGAAAACCAATATTTCATTGGAGGGTGCCATTTGTGGCAGAAAGATAAGAACAGTGGCTGCACAAATTTGATTCCTATTGAGATTGCACTCAAGGTGGTCAACAAGATTAAAGCAAGAGAAAGGTTTGCAGTGTATATAGTTATACCAATGTGGCCAGAAGGAGTGCCTGAAAGTGAACCAGTTCAAGATATACTGCATTGGACAAGAGAAACAATGACAATGATGTATAAGTTGATTGGAGAAGCAATCATAGAAAGTGGTGAGCCAGGACATCCAAGAGATTACTTGAATTTCTTTTGCCTTGCAAATagagaaaagaaggaaaatgaaGAATATCTTCCTCCACATTCTCCTCTTCCTGATACTCAATATTGGAGTGCACAGAAAAATAGAAGATTCATGGTTTATGTTCACTCCAAGCTCATGATAG TGGATGACCTATATATACTAATAGGATCAGCAAATGTAAACCAAAGATCGATGGACGGGCAAAGGGACACAGAAATTGCGATCGGAGGCTACCAGTCTCATCAAGACGGAGTTGATCATCCCATAAGCAAAGGTGACATTCATGAATACAGAATGTCGATGTGGTATGAACACACTGGTAGTGCTGAGAAGTTGTTTTTAGAGCCAGAAAGTTTAAAATGTGTGCAAAGAATGTGCTCAATAGGAGATAAAATGTGGAAAATCTATAGTAGTGAAGAAATTGTGGACATGGAGGGTGTGCACCTAGTAACTTACCCTATGATAGTAACACAAAATGGATCTGTGGAAGATCTAACTAATGGTGAGGATCATTTTCCTGATACAAAAGCTCTAGTGAAAGGGAAAAGATCAAAATTATTACCCTCTGTCATTACCACTTAG
- the LOC11436345 gene encoding PRA1 family protein F2, which produces MTTTYGTIPTPLSPLQTNLQLISRTNESIKFVIGTRRPWKLFFNVQSFNLPRNFNDAISRYKINICFFEMNYTIILVIILFLSLLFHPTSLIVFLELMASWLFLYFLRDEPFTVFGRLISDRVVVFPMLILTVVFILFIGTIFNIFVAVFMCVVIVLHAAFRNTNDYSIADLFIDEEDVISFSPPNVS; this is translated from the coding sequence ATGACCACCACCTATGGAACAATCCCAACCCCATTATCTCCGCTCCAAACAAACCTCCAATTAATATCACGTACCAACGAAAGCATCAAATTCGTCATCGGAACTCGCCGTCCATGGAAACTTTTCTTCAACGTTCAATCATTCAACCTCCCACGCAATTTCAACGATGCAATCTCTCGGTATAAAATCAACATCTGCTTCTTCGAGATGAACTACACTATCATCCTCGTCATCATCCTCTTCCTCAGTCTTCTATTTCATCCAACTTCGCTCATCGTCTTCCTCGAACTCATGGCTTCCTGGCTCTTCCTCTATTTCCTTCGTGATGAACCGTTTACTGTGTTTGGAAGACTCATCAGTGATCGTGTTGTTGTTTTTCCGATGTTGATTCTCACCGTTGTGTTCATTCTCTTTATCGGCACAATCTTCAACATATTCGTTGCGGTTTTCATGTGTGTTGTTATTGTTCTTCACGCTGCTTTCAGAAACACAAATGATTATTCTATAGCTGATCTATTTATAGATGAAGAAGATGTAATTTCGTTTTCTCCTCCAAATGTctcataa
- the LOC11434756 gene encoding PRA1 family protein F2: MTNYGTIPTSSSPPATNLEFITRAKDRLKSGLGTRRPWKLLVNLRSFNLPSNFHDAISRIKTNISFFQMNYAIILLIILFLSLLWHPISLIVFVVLIAAWLFLYFLRDEPIVIFGRLISDRVILVLMLILTVGLLLLTGAILNILIAVAVGVVVILLHAAFRNTSDLFLDEEEGHSFSPPGAPVS; encoded by the coding sequence ATGACAAACTACGGTACAATCCCAACCTCATCATCCCCACCTGCAACAAACCTCGAATTCATCACACGCGCCAAAGACCGCCTCAAATCCGGCCTCGGTACTCGCCGTCCATGGAAACTCCTCGTCAACCTCCGTTCCTTCAACCTCCCATCCAACTTCCACGACGCTATCTCCCGTATCAAAACCAACATCTCTTTCTTCCAGATGAACTACGCCATCATCCTTCTCATCATCCTCTTCCTCAGTCTTCTCTGGCATCCAATCTCACTCATCGTCTTCGTCGTTCTCATAGCTGCGTGGTTGTTTCTCTACTTTCTTCGCGATGAACCTATTGTTATCTTTGGACGACTCATCAGTGATCGTGTTATTCTTGTGCTTATGTTGATTCTCACCGTTGGATTGCTTTTGCTTACTGGTGCGATTCTCAATATTCTTATCGCCGTTGCAGTTGGTGTTGTAGTTATTCTTCTTCATGCTGCTTTTAGAAACACCAGTGATCTGtttcttgatgaagaagaaggacATTCGTTTTCTCCACCTGGTGCTCCTGTTTCTTGA